GGTCAAGGTCCTGCAACATTGCCACGTCGTCGAGCGCGCCCTCAAGCGTGAAGTTGACCGGCGGCGTCGTGACGTGCATTTCGTCGGTCGACGGCGTGTAGATGCCGGCGGCGTCGGCGGTGAACACGCCGTCAATGACGGGATCGTAGAAAACGACCTGATGCGGAGCGTGTCCCGGTGCGTGCATGACTTCGAGGGAGTGGTCGCCAAGGTCGATCACATCACCGTCGGTCAGCGTCTCGATCCGGTCCTCGGCGACCGGGACCGGCTTGCCGTAGTACTCGATCTGGTCGCCGACGGCATGTTTGGTCCCTTCCCAGAGCCGTTCGGGGTCGACGAGATGGCGCTTCCCGGACTCGTGGATGTACACCGTCGCGTTCGGACAGTCCTCGGCGAGGTAGCCGGCCCCGCCAGCGTGGTCCAGATGGACGTGGGTCGCTGCAATGACTTCCAGATCTTCGGGCGCGATACCGACTGACTCCATCGCCGAGAGGATGTTCTCGTGTCGTGCGCCGATGCCGGTGTCGACCAGTGCCGGTCGCTCGGCGTCGATGATGTAGACGGACCCGTACCCGGCCACGTCGTACATCCCGGTGTCGACGTAATGGACGTCTGTGCAGTCCCCAACCGTCACCTCGTAAACGTCACCGATTCCCATACACTCCC
The Haloarcula sp. CBA1129 genome window above contains:
- a CDS encoding MBL fold metallo-hydrolase, translating into MGIGDVYEVTVGDCTDVHYVDTGMYDVAGYGSVYIIDAERPALVDTGIGARHENILSAMESVGIAPEDLEVIAATHVHLDHAGGAGYLAEDCPNATVYIHESGKRHLVDPERLWEGTKHAVGDQIEYYGKPVPVAEDRIETLTDGDVIDLGDHSLEVMHAPGHAPHQVVFYDPVIDGVFTADAAGIYTPSTDEMHVTTPPVNFTLEGALDDVAMLQDLDPELLMFGHYGPAETGDKLETYAEILPEWVAEVERKRAELADDEAVIDYFVERAETDLWGERKGRAEMRLNVRGVLVALDNREE